CGGTCCACCTCCACGAAGGTCTCCAAAAGGAGCAGGCCGTGCCCGTACTTCTTCCACCAGTCACCCCGAATGCGCCGGGCAATGATTGCAAGGATGTGGCTGGCCAAGTGGGGGACCCTCACCCAGGGCAGGATCAGGAAGCGGGTGTTGTTGGTGACGAGATGCAGGCGCTTGATGCGGGTATCCCTGTCCCAGCCAATAAAGTCGTCCCTGGCGGCGCAGCTCCAGGCGGCGGAGCCGAAGAGCAGGCAGGCGAGCGGGCGTTTCTGGTTGTCAAAGACCAGGTACTTCATGTTCTCGCCCACGGTACCTTTGAAACCGAGATAGTGGTACCGGCAGAGCAGGTGCTTAAAAAGATTCCAGGATGGGTGACCGGTCGCCACCACTTCCACCCGCAGGGGCTGCAGGTCGGAAAGCCTGCCGGTGATGGCGGCGGTATCGTGAGGCGCCTCGGTGATCAAAATGTTCCCGCCCCATACAAAGGCCTCAGATTTACGGCGGGGCAAGACGATCTGTCCCTGTTGTTCCAGTTTGAGCAAGAGATCCCGGCAGGCCATGTCCTTCATCTGGCCGGTTGGAGAGTGCCAGTTCCAGAGCCGGCAGAGTTCCCTCGACAGCCTGCTTCGGCTCCATGAAGGGTTGCCGGCAATCAACCGCCTGACGGTCTGGATGTGGTCTTCAGTTATCTCGGTTACCCGAAATTCAGCTTCTGCTATCATAGTTTCATGATACATGATCAGCAGGGCCGAGTCCAGTATTATTTTTCAGGTGCCTGAGTAGTTACTGCTAATCAGCTTTGGCGACCAGATCGGCGGCGTACAAAGTACTCCGCGTTGCAGGAAGAATTACGCCAACTACGGGGAAAGCGGCAGGAAGCGGTTAAGAAAGAAGCTGATTTGCAGCAAAAGTTGGTTATGCTGCGGGAACTTCAAGATCGACGCGGCTTGTTGGAGCAAGAACGGGCCGAACTCAAAGGCCTGATACGGCAAGCTGAAACCTTGGTTCCGCTGGCGAGTGCCTTGAAGCAGCTGGAAGAGTGGAGGCAGGATATCGGGGATGAAAAGCGCTTGGCCGCACTACCGTTAGATATCCGTGGGGAGCTTACCAGGCGGGAGCAAAGACTGGTTGAACAGGAGGCAGAACTGGACGACATCCGGGAGCAGATGAATGATGCTGCTGCAGTAATTGCTGCTTTTGGCCGGCGGGAAAGACTGGTCCTTGACCGGACGGACGACATCCGCGAATGGGTGCGTCGGGCAGAGACTCACGATCAGGATGGGCAAGCAATAAACAGCTATGGAGAGGAAGCCGAGTTACACCGGGAGCGCCTAAGCGAGCTGGCTGCCGAAATCCTGGTGGAGCCGTGATCAGAGGATCTTGCTGACCCGGTGACAAGAGTGGCGCCCGCCGAACTGAAGGCTCGTATCATCAACTGCATAGACAACCGGGAAAGCCTGCGTCTGTGCCAAGAAGCCCGGTTGCACAAGGAGCATAACGCACCATCGGTAGCCCGATCGGTGCCTTTGTGGTTGGGTCTTGGTTTTGGCCTAGCGGGTCTCCTTATAGGAGGTTTGGGGTGGTTGGGGGCCAGCGTAGTGCTCCAAGCTGCTGGGGTAACTGCTGCGGTTGTAGCGGCCGGCATGGCGGTCTTGGGTTGGGTAACGGGACAGGCTTCAAGGCAGTTGGATGAGCATTACAGGGCCGAACTAAGACGACTTGACGACGAGGAGAGGGTAGCGTTTCAGATGTTGGAGAAATCCCGCGAGCAGTTATCATCCGTATTAAAACCATTGCCGGTAGCTACCGGTTTGTTGGAGCGGCCGGATATGTCTTTGTATGAATCGGTAGTCAAGTTGCGTGGCGAAGTATTGGAGCTTGATAGGATAAGAGAGCGCCAAGCGGAAAAGCAAGAGAAGTGGACGGCAGCGCGTAGCCGTTTGGATACCTTGGTGAATGAGCTGGGTGAAACCCTGGGTGAGTGGGCTGGTCCGGTAGTGGATAGGCTCGCCGAACGATTGGCTGCCTGTGAAAGAGCCAAAACCGCACACGATTCGGCTACGGATCGACTGACCAGTCTTCAGACACAGGAGCAGTATGCAGAGTCTGAGTTGGCAAGATTGAGGAATGAAAAGACGCAACTTGAAGAGGAGATCCGGGCCGTGGCGGGTTTGCCCGATGGTGTAGATACAGCGGTCGACATGAGTGTGGTATTGGAAGAGGCCTTAATCCGGGTTGCTGGTCTGCAAAAGACTCGAGATCTCCTTGAGCATCACGAGGCCGAACTCCAGAAGAAATACGTCGATTTGGAGAATCTCCAGGAGGAAATCCGGTCGTTGGGGGAAGACGAGAAATCGGCCTGGGTTTTGGATCGGACCGAAGTGGAGTTGGCGAAGAATAGGCTGGAAGAGCTGGA
This genomic stretch from Bacillota bacterium harbors:
- a CDS encoding Druantia anti-phage system protein DruA, with the protein product MIAEAEFRVTEITEDHIQTVRRLIAGNPSWSRSRLSRELCRLWNWHSPTGQMKDMACRDLLLKLEQQGQIVLPRRKSEAFVWGGNILITEAPHDTAAITGRLSDLQPLRVEVVATGHPSWNLFKHLLCRYHYLGFKGTVGENMKYLVFDNQKRPLACLLFGSAAWSCAARDDFIGWDRDTRIKRLHLVTNNTRFLILPWVRVPHLASHILAIIARRIRGDWWKKYGHGLLLLETFVEVDR